DNA from Ictalurus punctatus breed USDA103 chromosome 20, Coco_2.0, whole genome shotgun sequence:
caaacaaacataaaagtgtaacatatatacatatatatatatatatatatatatatatatatatatatatatatatatatatatatatatatatatataatgtgtgtgtgtgtatatatatgtatgtatgtatgtatgtatgtatgtatgtatgagacAGAACTGTAATTGTCCTGTACGGCCACCAGAGGGCGAGAGCGTTTCTCTGAATCAACCACTGAataattctctttttttcttttctttattacttTAATAAATCTCAGTACGTTTCAATCTCAAACAAGccaaaatataacttttacGCTAGGGGGATATGCAATTTTCATATACAATCTTTCcaaaataaatagtaaattaTTGAACAGCTTTTTGTTAAGCTTGAATTGAGTTGCTGTGTCTCACCTTTAAAAAGAACTCAAACATGGACTTATTACCTAACAGTGTACACTCATGATTATGAAATTTAGCTAATAATACGTTCGTGATTATATGCATGTACATATCTTTATGAATTTTTAGGAGAGCAAACAACTCTTTccttatattaatattttttaaaaagttcatgaatatttaaataatgaaagcaaaaaggtttttttcccccagaaagaTTTCATAAAACATATCAAAATATATACGATCACCTATCTGTCTTAGCCGTAACACGTCATAtatacaaaccacacacacagtattcacacacactgtttaaaatGTTCCTCTGTTGACGTGGGAAGAGATTTTCAGGATCCGCCTCCATCAGGACGGTTTATGTGGATCTTCACTACGATGACAACAGACCAGAGATTCTCCTCTAAATGTGCTTATAAAGATTATAAGATGGAGCAGGACGATGGGCGTGAGGTGAGAGGTCACGGGGAAGAAGTGCACGCTACAGCTGAGCTAATCTATAACCTCGCGTTAATGTTTATACTGCAGGAGAAAATGATTGAAAAACTCGTCCTCACCTCCAGCCTGAGACTCTGAAGTTCACAGGAATCACAGAACAGAAAcgaaggagaaaaagagagagacgtTAATGTCATGACCTGCGATAACATCGCATCACATCACTGATGACATCCGCCTGTTCACTGAAAGGAAAAGATTTCatttttcatataaaaaaaaaaagtagattaCTGCagggggtgccaatacttatcacaatattgtttttaaaaaataatactatCATGCTACTGAGTGGGTGGGGCTGGGGGTGGGGGGCAGAGTCAGGTAGACAGACAAGGAGAGCTGAGGGGGTGGAGTCaaagagatggatagatagggACCTGAGGGGTGGAGTCAGTGGATATATAGATAAAGAGAGCTGAGGGGGTGGAGTCAGTGGACATTTAGATAAAGAGAGTGGAGAGGGTGGAGTTAAGAGGATGGATAGGTAAAGACAGCTGAGTAGGTGGAGTCAAGTTGATTGACTGATAGAGAGACCTGAGGGGTGGAGTCAAGAAGATGGGTTGatagagagttagagagagttagagagagttAAAGGGGAGGGGTTTGAGGGGGCGGAGTCAGTGAGTGCTCCTGCTGTTACTCACCTTGTCTTTTAAACATTGCGAAGCTGAGCAGAAGAAGAGTGATGAAGACCGAAGCTCCTACGAGCGGAGTCGCAACAGACAACACAGACaagtctgaaacacacacacacacacacacacacacacacacacacacacacacacacttaaacttaaagcaaatattttatttctgatcTTCCTGCTTTTGATAAAGTTCTCATGACTTCAAACGCGTGAAAATACGAAATTCCACCGTTTTATTTGAACACATTATAAATCCTCACGCTGATGTGGAATCCAGAGTGTATCAGCGTGAGCTCTTCACCTCACGGCCGTGACACACTCGTAACACTCGTAACACTCGTAACACACCTCTTGATTCCTTCTTCGTGCTGAGATCCTTCACCAGCTTCACACACTCGTCCTCCAGcatctctcgctcgctctcctTCACCTCAATCGCTGAATCGTTGATGTTGAGCTGAACAACACGCCgacactcacacaaacagacacatgTCAGATTTACTAAgagtataacacacacacacacacacacacacacacacacacacacacacacacagaaatgttaGATTCATTAAACCTGTTcatgtaataaacacacagacacctaCAAGATGTTAAATCTACAGCACTGACTCGCTCTTCCTGTTTGTTTAGCGCAAGCTGAACACAGCAGCTGTAAATTTCATCACTGCGCACTATTACAGGAGCGTGAAGGTTCGTACCCGGGGACGTGGGTTTGTTCCTGATGATCCACAGCGTGTTAATGAGTCGTGTGGTGTTGACGGCGTTCTCCACAGGCTCACACACGCAGCCTGCACACAGagccaacaccaacaccaacacatAGTCGTGTCAGGTTGCCAGCATCATAAATAATTACTCCAATCCTTTCTGACATTCAAACACTTTACTGCTGGGTTCTGCTTAAAATCCTCAAGAACAACGGAGGAACCTGTCTGACACACATTCTCATTCTTCTTGTGGAAGCAGGGGCGTGGTTGAGGGccggtttgtgaatggagggcggagccagagaaggtgagtggtaaggatTACATACCTGTGGGAAATCTTGCTAACAAGTGTTCTGTGTTTTAGTGAACAGTGACGAGGgtaaagaggagagagagagatacgaGAGATACGAGAGATacgagagagacgagagagagagagagggagagaagaagagagagagagggagagggggagagagagagagagcgagagagagagagagagagatgaccaGCACAAAGCCGTGTGTGTTTAGTGAGCTGtaaagcaaaagcaaaaacaaagagAATAAAGAGCCCTTTTGAACTGTCCTTCAGCCTGCCAACGGCTTCCTCATCTCCAATCCAACCCCGGAGAACCGTCACACTCGTGAACCTACGGCATTTCAACTCTTGCAAGCTGCTGAAAGCTAAAAACCAGCTCGCTAACAGGTGAATAAAGTCAAGCACACAGCCGTGCACGCTCTTTAGACACACGCCGGCAGTGAGACGGGTCGTAACGAGGAGCTCGGTGACTTTAAATCTGGAAGCACAGGATGCCTCCTTCACCACACGTCAGCGTGTGAAGTCTCTGCTCTGCTGGTTTGCCCCGGTCAACTGTGAGtgttattgttgtgaaacagaAAAGCGTCTAGGGGCAACAAGAGCTCAGCCGACTGcgccatgaagacgtggtgcgagaaggatggaagaaggtggaagaacttgagaACTCTGCACAGAGCCGTGACCTCTACCACGCTGACTCATCACcttcgggatgaactggaactggagtctcctcacatcaacatcagcgcctgacctcaacaccACTAACGTTctcgtagctgaatgaacacacatccccacggccacgcccccaaaatccccaaatcacactcacaaatccccacggccacgccccaaaatccccaaatcacactcacaaatccccacggccacgccccaaaatccccaaatcacactcacaaatccccacggccacgccccaaaatccccaaatcacactcacacatccccatggccacgccccaaaatccccaaatcacgctcacaaatccccacggccacgccccaaaatccccaaatcacactcacaaatccCCATGGCCACGCccaaaaatctagtggaaagtcttcccagaagagaaaGTGGAGCACGTTATAACAGCGACGGGGAATAAACCTGGAACAGGACGTTCaccaacaagcacatatgggtgtgatggtcaggggtgcacatacttatatatatagatatatatctatcaTTTTAAGGACTCATGATACTGCAGTGTTGTCTATTTTTAAACACTGAACACagtttctctttctgtgtccTTCCTTTGCTCTTTTCTGCCGctttctatttctctttctccctctctctctcatacacacactcactcacacacacacacacacacagagaactgGCAGAGAactgagagaggaagagcaggacagacaggaagagcaacatcatcttcatcttcatcttcatcaacaCCAGCAGCAGCTCGGCGGGGTCAGAGTTCACTCTCTGCTTTAATGCTAAATCTAATGTTAAAACTTTCCCTCCCGCTTCAGAGATCTGATCTGAAACCCTGTAAATAATCGGACTCGGTTTAGTGTCTCTGCTCAGAATAAAGCTGTCTGTCAACTGGTTGCCAGATATTCGCAGTACTACACGTGATCTTTAAACTCTGTTCTAAATGAATAAGTAACTATAAAACGATAGAAAACGGCCATAAAAGGGTCTGATTTCCACATCAGCGAAATAAAACGAAAAGAAACCAGGAATAATCCAACAATGaggagtaaaaataaacaaaacaacatactTTTAAATAATACTTGATTATTTCTTGTTTCCCCAGATCTTATATCACATTATCCTATAATGTGTGTAAATTATAACACTGACGATGTGCAAAAACACCATCATTTCAAGTCCACTAAATCACTTCTTATTTTATGTACtgattctatttatttattcattcattcattcattcattcatgcaaaaGTTTTTCCAGTATGGCTGAAAAAGTTCCAGGCAATAAAAGCTGGTCAACACACACATGAAGCTTTAATACATCATCATAAAAACACcatagatttttatttcagaGCGGTTTAGACTGGAACATCACGGAATAAATATGGAAgcaaatcaaaaaaaaaaaaaagatttataaagAACCAGGAACCGACTCAAATTATTCAGTGCTTTAGACACAAACCTGATAGAAAATAATAGTCATTATtcacaatctggcaacctgttAGGATTAAACACTATGACTAAATAATGATACAAAAAGAGCAAattggaaaaaaggaaagaagcacaaaagaaataaaatcgatttaaaatacagaaacaaaggacaaaatagaaaacaaaaaagtgaagGAAAACGCCGAaccgcacacacgcgcacacacacacacacacgcacacacacacacacacacacacaagcatctGTTGGATGTCAATAACATACGGCAACAACTCATTTCCCTGacaaacttctctctctctctctctctctctctctctctctctctctgtattttctctTTCATCCTCTCCCCACTCTCCTTGCACTCTTTctcttgtttctctcttttttcctttcattcttccttattcttttttttttctcttttctctacCACTTCAACTATCACTCCGCCTATTTTGTCTCTCGTTCACTGTCCTTTTTTCAAACTCTCCTCTTGCTACCcctttcttcatctctctctctctctctctctctctctctctctctctctctctgcacccTCTCCCTCCATTTTTCTCAGTGAATGTGAAGGTGTCAGAGTTTTCACTAAACCCTGTTACTGAGTTACAGAATAAGAGTCAgaattaaacacacactaaagtTCAACTGCACTCCTTCattattctctctgtctcaatcTCTTCTGAATCTCACTCTcttctgtgtctcactctcttctgtgtctcactctcttctgtgtctcactctcttctgtgtctcactctcttctgtgtctcactgtcgtctcttctgtgtctcactcacttctgtgtctcactctcgtCTCTCCTGTGTCTCACCCTCTTCTGCCCctgctgtgtgtgagtgtggattTATATCTGCAGTAAAAGactggagtgtgtgtttgtgttcagcaGGTCACGAGATGCAGGTTTATGTTTCTTCAGTTCTCTCTGTTGGATGAACGTAACGTTCCGAGTCCAATAACATGAGGGTGTGTTAAAAGCGATCAGGGTGAAGACTGAAAAACAGAAGTGGAGGTTATTTTTGAATCACTTTGATGCCGAtaacaatatttaataataataataataataataataataataataataataagcaagcAGTAAATATTCCGTCAGCTGAGGTGTTTGTTTGCGGCTCACGGCTCcgtgcagacagacagaacgcCCCGTCCTCCGTTTATACGCCGCCATTTCTTTTATCAGAACTCAacgattcattttatttgtcaaaATGTACGAGTGTGTCGTCTCACTTTCgttatttttcatattctttcattaatggcaataaaaaaaacGACCGGTTTTCACGGAATGTTCTGGATGGAGCTGCGAGTCCCTCAGCGAGTGATCCAGCATGAGGACGTGTTTCTGATCCAGACTCCGAAGCTCTTCTagaagtcactctggataagggcgtcggCTAAACGCTGTAAACATGTCAACATAAACAGTTCTCCAGAACTCCACAGGATGTTCCAGATGTTCCAGAAGTCGATCAGGTCGAGGTTTACATTAGCTGGTCCTCACctcacactcaggagcacgagtatTATACCAGTGTTTCTCTGAATGCACTGGATTTTCACGTGTAAACGCTCGTAAGAACAATTcataaataaacctgttcatATCCGGCTCGATAAACGAAGCCCGATGTTTGTGGAATTTATTCATTCAAcagaaaaactttttaaaagtcTTCAGAAGCAGTTCATCTGgattttcagcttttttttaaaaaaaaattattattccaTTTTTCTCTTACTAAAAATAAAGAGGTGGACTGTTCCAGACGGCAGGAGTGCGAGAGTTCTCTAAGACTGAAGTTTTAGGATAACTGGATGAATGTGCTGATTACTGCTCGGTCCTGCAGCTCCGATCCCACGGAGTCTGTCTCCACACCCACTCAGGTTCACTTCACACGCGATCAACAGCGGCAAGCACGCCACTTTCATACCATTTTCAAACGAGGGAGATTTTCCAACAGGCTTTAAACCATTATGTCCCAGTGGCACTCTAGCAATAATTCAGGATAAcatagcaacaccctagcaacaccctagcaaccacctggaataccCTAGCAACGCTTAAATAACACCCTATCAACCACCTGGGATAGCATAGCAAACACTTAGCAAGATTCTAACAAGCATCTGGaataccctagcaaccacctagcaaccacTAGGAATACCCTAGCAACACTCTAGCAATCATTCAGGATaacatagcaaccacctagcaacaccctgGCAACCACCTGGGATACCCATGCAACACTCTAACAGTCATTCAGGATAACAAaagaacaccctagcaaccacctgaaATACCCTAGCAACACTTAAataacaccctagcaaccacctggaataccatAGCAACACTTAAataacaccctagcaaccacctgtgATAGCATAGCAAACACTTAGCCAGATTCTAACAAGCATCTGGaataccctagcaaccacctagcaacacctTAGCAACAGTTAAataacaccctagcaaccaccagGAATACCCTAGCAACAGTTTCCCCCTTTTCAGTGTtgaatatgtattttatattactctatttaaaatgcttaaatgtgtgtgtgtgtgtgtgtgtgtgtgtgtgtgtgtgtgtgtgtgtgtcttcatgtCCAGGGTTCAGCAAGTTCATGCTTTTCACTTTACTCTCATGAAGTTACGGTCTATTAACTTCACTGTAACTGACActcacacaggccacgcctccttcactgtaactgacactcacacaggccacgcctccttcactgtaactgacactcacacaggccacgcctccttcactgtaactgacacacacacaggccacgcctccttcactgtaactgacactcacacaggccacgcctccttcactgtaactgacacacacacaggccacacctccttcactgtaactgacacacacacaggccacgcctccttcactgtaactgacacacacacacaggccacgcctcctacactGTAACTGACActcacacaggccacgcctccttcactgtaactgacactcacacaggccacgcctccttcactgtaactgacactcacacaggccacgcctccttcactgtaactgacactcacacaggccacgcctccttcactgtaactgacactcacacaggccacgcctccttcactgtaactgacactcacacaggccacgcctccttcactgtaactgacaGACACAGATTTGTCTCGCTCAGTGTTTCAGTAAACACATGTAAGTTGCAGTGAGGTGAACCTGAAGCTCGTGTGTGTCTAAATCGGGCGGCGGTTTAATTGGCAGGATTTTCAGGTTGATTTAAGTCCACCTCGTTAATCCACACAATCTCGCATTAGGAGATTTACCCATCAGTCTGGAACTCAGTGATGTGATGCGCGCTACACCGACACTGTTTCAGCTCCTTCATGTTCGCTGGACATTTTACAAACGCCATCTTTCACAGCGAGGGCCGGGGCGAGACGCCGGTATGACCAGATACTGCGATAAACAAGTAGTGAGAGAGTGATAGTGTTAACGTTGCACTGAACAAAGCAACATCATTTTCCAGATGTTTTACATCATTCTATCATTACGTTTGTGATGTTTAAGAAGGCGGGGCTGTTTGCAGCTCAGCCAGCGAATAAGGCAAATatacatttgtatatatatGAATGCCAATGATGTTCTTCCATTgaaagacacacccacaatgCATAACCTCCCTTATTTTCATTCATGAACTTGAAGCCACACCCATATTCCCCACATATAAATACAATGACCCGCCCTCATTCCCATATATAAACGAAAACACACCCACTTTtccatatactatatatatatatatatatatatatatatatatatatatatatatatatatatatatatttactttatgTGACTTGTAACTCATTCAGCTTTGTACATGTATTCTGCTCAGTAACAATAAAGTTCAATCTAATCTAAACTCATGTAATCTAATCTAAAATTTCTAGATTGAGTATAAACATAATGATCCACCCAGTTTTCTGGCCTTCAACACCGCCCCTTCACCCCGCCCAGAATTTCCATAAATGAACTAAAAGACAGAGCTACAGTAccatatttacagtaaatataaaccCAAAGACTCGGCCATGTCCATATTTCCAGGTatagaaaaaaacacaaggatGTCCCCACACGTTTCACACTTCTTGCgcaaaaaaagtgtaaaagcaTTTTTATTCGTTTATAATCAATGAATCATGTGATCATTCACAACTAACTGTCACGCAAAATGTCATGCTAACACTGTATGTACATTATTACGTTAGCATTTTAAACCATAACATATTTTGTTCTATTACACTATTTACTAAACATTTAGACGGTTTTATTTCATCATCATGAATAGTTACAGTTATATAGTGCTTTACTtaataaggggggggggggggggggggacgacgactcctcaaccaccactagtgtgtattctccacctggatgatgtgaggGCAGCCACCGTGCTCCAGAACtctcaccacacaccagctattagtggagaagagagagtgatgtagttcagtgatggagattattaggggatgatagagaagggccaaagGGGGAGTTTGGGCAGGACCCcaggggttatacccctactctgaAAGATGGTGCTATTTTTATTGTATAGCACCcagtcactatactggggcattagactccacacagaccacagggtgagacctgctggcctcactaataccactgcCAGCTTAGATTTCTCCCATCCAGGTAATGACCACACTCAACCTTGCTTATCTTCAgggggaaaccaggcgagaacttCAACGAGATATAGCTCTGGTTAGAAGAACAGAATGGAAGTGAATTAAACACGAACGCAGTTGTGGAAATCTCTCTTACAACAATTCCTGGAAACtgaatatttttataataacaaACGGACTTctgtttcttctcttctccttcttcatgCTGTTACGCAGTTTACacatgaccaagtataacataACATGTACAGCAAACTGCATCATCACACCGCTGACCCACTTCTACAGAACACGTGGACTCGTGGATCATGTCTGCTTTATGTAACACGCCCTTATGTATATCCTTCTTACCAGTCAGCATGGAGCAGAAATTACACTTAACATTATTGTAATGTCCATCTATctcaattatatataaatattgattatatctggttttatatatatatatataggtatgtATATAAATTAGCTATTTATTGACACGAAGGTCAGATATCATCAAGACATTCAGAATTGGGACTTTTAGTCCAGAAGAGTCGATATCACGCAATAAAAATGACCACGTAAGTGGGACACGCCTGTGTTTTACTCAGACTCCGCCCCTTATGCGTAACTCTTGCGTAACCCCTGAGTAGAGTCTGTAGTTACGTCTGAGGTCTGAATTCTCATGTTTCGGTATTAAATCCTGACCCCATGCTATGTGATTACCGAACTCAGACTATAAATCtcattacttttacttttaggAGACTCAAACTATTCTTCTAAAAGCATCTCAGCTGAGATGGACAGTTTCAGTTGGTGCCCCCTGCTGGTGAGTAGGTTTACTACTGCACAAAACCAACTGGAAGAACAGCAGGAACAGTTTAAAATttccacacacgcacacacacacacacacacacacagacacacacacacacacacacacaaccaccgTCGCAGCTTGAGAGGAACAATACGACACACACTCCTATCTACAGTCCTATACGAGCCGTTTTCGTTCTTCAGTGCTCCTGCTAGGTTCAGAA
Protein-coding regions in this window:
- the LOC108280324 gene encoding uncharacterized protein LOC108280324; the encoded protein is MLEDECVKLVKDLSTKKESRDLSVLSVATPLVGASVFITLLLLSFAMFKRQESQAGGVLGSLIHYPAHSLERTTNPGAFLPPETKIPY